A single genomic interval of Clostridium facile harbors:
- the phoU gene encoding phosphate signaling complex protein PhoU has product MRSKFDSQLEELHVKLITMGSLCEEAISISAKLLQNNDEEQKQKVCSLEREIDHMERDIESLCMRMILQQQPVARDLRSVSAALKMISDMERIGDQAADISELAPYIADNMVQSKVHIGEMAVATVSMVTDSVEAFVKQDLDLAHQVEKNDDKVDQMFDSVKEELIGLIRQDTVDAGVALDLLMVAKYFERIGDHAVNLAECVEYSVLGFHKK; this is encoded by the coding sequence ATGCGGTCAAAGTTTGATAGCCAATTAGAAGAATTACATGTAAAACTAATTACAATGGGTAGTTTGTGTGAGGAGGCTATTTCGATCTCTGCAAAACTGCTTCAAAATAATGATGAGGAGCAAAAACAAAAGGTTTGCTCTTTGGAACGTGAAATTGACCACATGGAACGGGATATTGAATCTCTCTGTATGAGAATGATTTTACAACAGCAGCCAGTAGCAAGGGATTTACGCTCGGTATCCGCAGCGTTAAAAATGATATCGGATATGGAACGTATTGGCGACCAAGCTGCTGATATTTCCGAACTGGCTCCGTATATTGCGGATAATATGGTGCAAAGTAAAGTCCATATTGGAGAAATGGCTGTAGCTACTGTATCTATGGTGACCGATAGTGTAGAAGCTTTTGTAAAGCAGGATTTGGATTTGGCACATCAGGTAGAAAAAAATGATGATAAAGTAGACCAAATGTTTGATAGTGTAAAAGAAGAACTGATTGGTTTAATCCGTCAGGATACAGTAGACGCAGGGGTTGCATTGGACCTTTTAATGGTAGCAAAATACTTTGAACGCATTGGTGACCATGCAGTAAATTTAGCTGAGTGTGTAGAATACTCTGTCTTGGGTTTTCATAAAAAGTAA
- the pstB gene encoding phosphate ABC transporter ATP-binding protein PstB, with protein MEKEQVTIHVENLNLHYGTNHALKNVNMDIFKNKITAFIGPSGCGKSTFLKTLNRMNDLVPNVKIEGKVLLDGEDIYSPKVDTTLLRKKVGMVFQQPNPFPMSVYDNIAYGPRIHGIRSRVKLDEIVEKSLRDAAIFDEVKDRLKKSALGLSGGQQQRLCIARALAVEPEVLLMDEPTSALDPISTSKIEELMGSLKEKYTVAIVTHNMQQATRISDYTAFFLVGEMVEYNDTEQMFSMPQDKRTEDYITGRFG; from the coding sequence ATGGAAAAAGAACAAGTTACAATCCATGTGGAAAATTTAAATTTACATTATGGAACAAACCATGCGTTAAAAAATGTAAATATGGATATTTTTAAAAATAAGATTACCGCTTTTATCGGACCATCTGGATGCGGGAAATCCACTTTTTTAAAAACGTTAAATAGAATGAATGATTTGGTTCCAAACGTAAAAATAGAGGGAAAAGTGTTGCTGGATGGGGAAGATATTTATTCCCCAAAAGTAGACACTACCTTGTTGAGAAAAAAGGTTGGGATGGTTTTCCAGCAGCCAAATCCTTTTCCCATGAGCGTTTACGATAATATTGCATATGGACCGAGAATCCATGGAATTCGTTCTCGAGTTAAGCTGGATGAAATCGTAGAAAAAAGTTTACGGGATGCCGCAATTTTTGATGAAGTCAAGGATCGGCTAAAAAAATCCGCGTTAGGGCTTTCTGGTGGGCAACAACAGCGCCTCTGTATTGCTAGAGCGCTGGCTGTAGAACCAGAAGTTTTATTAATGGATGAACCTACCTCAGCATTGGATCCAATCTCTACCTCCAAGATTGAAGAGTTAATGGGCAGCTTAAAAGAGAAATATACAGTTGCTATTGTTACCCACAATATGCAGCAAGCAACCCGTATTTCTGATTATACAGCATTTTTCTTGGTAGGTGAAATGGTAGAATACAATGATACTGAGCAGATGTTCTCTATGCCACAGGATAAACGCACAGAAGACTATATTACAGGGAGGTTTGGATAA
- a CDS encoding SLOG family protein — MEQIIKCCFTGHRPQKFSFGFNEHDPRCNNLKKVLRERIEYLITQQNVTYFITGMALGVDLFAAEIVLQLKQNYPHIQLECAIPCESQSKRWSKSLQNRYEMILSQCDTQTVLQKYYTSNCMLKRNQYMVDHADIILAIWNGTPGGTEKTIQYAKQQNKRVWLTLFYD, encoded by the coding sequence ATGGAACAAATTATAAAATGTTGTTTTACCGGGCACCGTCCACAAAAATTTTCGTTTGGCTTTAACGAGCATGACCCCAGATGTAACAACCTGAAAAAGGTATTGCGGGAACGCATTGAGTATTTGATTACCCAACAGAACGTAACATACTTTATTACCGGCATGGCATTGGGGGTGGATTTGTTTGCCGCTGAAATTGTGCTGCAACTAAAACAAAACTACCCTCACATTCAACTGGAGTGTGCCATCCCCTGTGAATCCCAATCGAAACGCTGGTCAAAATCATTGCAAAATCGGTATGAAATGATTTTATCCCAATGCGATACACAAACTGTGTTGCAAAAATACTACACCTCCAATTGCATGCTAAAAAGAAACCAGTATATGGTTGACCACGCTGACATCATCCTAGCAATCTGGAATGGCACCCCAGGAGGGACAGAAAAAACCATCCAGTATGCCAAACAACAAAATAAACGGGTATGGCTCACCCTTTTTTACGATTAA
- a CDS encoding helix-turn-helix domain-containing protein yields the protein MIDKRIGKRIKERREELGLTQEQFAEKVGLTTNYISTVERGASFPRCEKLIKILNGLETSADAIFCDVLIHSTNYKTSQLSEELSHLPMEDQQRILNIVELMIKEAKNK from the coding sequence ATGATTGATAAAAGGATTGGCAAGCGCATCAAGGAGCGCAGGGAAGAACTTGGGTTAACCCAGGAACAGTTTGCGGAAAAGGTGGGTTTAACCACAAATTATATTTCAACGGTGGAACGGGGTGCATCCTTTCCAAGATGTGAAAAATTAATCAAAATTCTGAACGGACTGGAAACCTCTGCTGACGCTATTTTCTGTGATGTTCTTATTCACTCAACCAATTATAAAACTTCGCAATTATCGGAAGAATTAAGTCATTTGCCTATGGAAGACCAGCAACGGATCTTGAATATTGTGGAACTGATGATTAAAGAAGCGAAAAACAAATAA
- a CDS encoding response regulator transcription factor, whose product MIYCLEDDESIRELVTYTLNTQGLEAQGFSKPSEFWEAMQKSIPDLILLDIMLPEEDGFSILKKIRTSSMTKRLPVIMLTAKGSEYDTVRGLDSGADDYIPKPFRMMELLSRIRATLRRAGDEEAAIEEYQIENLYVCPSRHIVTVDGNNITLTLKEFELLCLLLAERGTVLTRSQLLDRIWGYEFDGESRTIDVHIRTLRQKLGEAGSLIKTVRGIGYKIEDADK is encoded by the coding sequence TTGATTTACTGTTTAGAAGACGATGAAAGCATCCGCGAACTAGTTACCTATACCTTAAATACTCAGGGCCTAGAAGCCCAAGGGTTTTCCAAACCCAGTGAATTTTGGGAGGCGATGCAGAAAAGTATTCCGGATTTAATCTTGCTGGATATTATGTTGCCAGAAGAAGATGGGTTTAGCATCCTAAAAAAAATCCGCACTTCATCCATGACAAAACGGCTTCCGGTAATTATGCTTACCGCAAAGGGAAGCGAATATGATACCGTTCGTGGACTGGATAGCGGTGCGGATGACTATATTCCAAAGCCATTCCGTATGATGGAACTGCTTTCCCGTATCCGCGCTACCCTACGCCGCGCTGGCGATGAAGAGGCTGCCATAGAGGAATATCAAATTGAGAATTTATATGTTTGCCCATCTCGCCATATTGTGACTGTGGATGGAAATAACATCACATTAACGCTAAAAGAGTTTGAGTTGCTTTGCCTGTTATTGGCGGAACGAGGTACAGTGCTTACTCGATCCCAGCTGTTGGATCGCATTTGGGGTTATGAGTTTGACGGGGAGAGCCGTACGATTGACGTCCATATCCGTACGTTACGGCAAAAATTAGGCGAAGCTGGTAGCCTAATTAAAACAGTGCGGGGGATAGGCTATAAAATAGAGGATGCGGACAAATGA
- a CDS encoding sensor histidine kinase produces the protein MTKRIFRSILLVSIASCFVGLAFVIGILYQYFDNQLMRELENSAYYLSIAVEHEGISALDDLPEGKERITIIGTDGTVLYDTSSNPATMENHNTREEVQEARENGSGKAVRQSNTLGHKNIYYALKLSNGQILRVSSTQYNVATLLLNLIQPILWIFALIVLLATIFSFRASKKIVEPLNKLDLNNPDINEPYEEIAPLLTKISRQKRTIRSQLSKAKRQQEEFSLITNHMEEGLLVIDKQTELLSYNNSALQLLGAKETKPQGSIFILNRSEPFRQVVNKALSGERTEAVLQINDLFYRLTGNPVFHHDEIEGAVLLLIDITEKMQREQLRNEFTANISHELKTPLTSISGFAEIIQNGLVLPEDIPKFAERIFTESQRLITLVSDIIKISQLDESVLPYEKETVDLYKTAKEILDRLTPAAEKMDVRLCIEQSSATLEIVKPIFEEVIYNLCDNAIKYNNRGGSVQVIIQQTDEITSIAVKDTGIGIPVSDQQRIFERFYRVDKSHSKEIGGTGLGLSIVKHGASYLGADVKVTSTMGKGTTFTLIWTHI, from the coding sequence ATGACAAAACGGATTTTTCGCTCTATTTTATTGGTTTCCATTGCTTCCTGTTTTGTAGGCCTTGCCTTTGTTATTGGAATTTTATATCAATATTTTGACAACCAACTAATGCGGGAACTAGAAAATTCGGCCTATTATCTTTCCATTGCCGTAGAACATGAAGGGATTTCGGCTCTAGATGACCTTCCAGAGGGAAAGGAGCGGATTACCATTATAGGTACGGATGGTACCGTACTATATGATACCTCTTCCAATCCAGCAACCATGGAAAACCACAATACCAGAGAAGAAGTGCAAGAAGCACGAGAAAATGGATCAGGAAAAGCTGTTCGGCAATCCAATACCTTAGGCCATAAAAATATCTATTATGCTTTAAAACTCTCCAACGGCCAGATTTTACGTGTATCCAGCACACAATATAATGTGGCTACCTTGCTGCTCAATCTAATCCAACCAATTTTATGGATATTCGCCTTGATTGTATTACTGGCAACCATTTTCTCTTTCCGTGCATCTAAAAAAATTGTGGAACCATTAAATAAGCTGGACTTGAATAATCCAGACATCAATGAACCCTATGAAGAAATTGCCCCATTGTTAACGAAAATCAGCCGTCAAAAACGAACCATACGCAGTCAACTATCCAAAGCCAAACGTCAACAGGAAGAATTCTCCTTGATTACTAATCATATGGAAGAAGGGCTGCTGGTAATTGACAAACAGACAGAACTTCTTTCTTATAACAACAGCGCGTTGCAGTTGCTAGGGGCAAAAGAAACCAAACCACAGGGCAGCATCTTTATTTTAAACCGCAGTGAACCGTTCCGCCAAGTGGTGAACAAAGCACTGTCTGGGGAACGGACAGAAGCTGTTTTGCAGATAAACGATTTGTTTTATCGGTTGACTGGGAACCCTGTTTTCCATCATGACGAAATAGAGGGGGCTGTTCTTCTTCTAATTGATATTACCGAGAAAATGCAGAGGGAACAGTTGCGGAATGAGTTTACCGCAAATATTTCCCATGAATTAAAAACTCCACTGACTTCTATTTCAGGGTTTGCGGAAATCATTCAAAATGGCCTTGTGTTACCAGAGGATATCCCAAAATTTGCAGAACGGATTTTTACAGAATCACAACGTTTAATCACATTGGTAAGTGATATTATAAAAATTTCTCAGTTGGATGAAAGTGTTCTACCATACGAAAAAGAAACGGTGGACCTTTACAAAACAGCAAAAGAAATTTTAGACCGTCTTACTCCAGCGGCAGAAAAAATGGATGTACGGCTTTGTATCGAACAAAGTTCCGCTACATTAGAGATTGTAAAGCCAATTTTTGAAGAAGTAATTTATAACCTTTGCGACAACGCTATTAAATATAATAATCGGGGTGGATCTGTACAGGTTATCATTCAACAAACAGATGAGATAACAAGTATTGCGGTAAAGGATACTGGTATTGGAATTCCGGTATCCGACCAGCAGCGTATTTTTGAACGGTTTTACCGTGTGGATAAAAGCCATTCCAAAGAAATTGGGGGAACGGGATTGGGCTTGTCCATTGTAAAACACGGCGCCTCCTATTTGGGCGCGGATGTTAAGGTGACCAGTACAATGGGAAAAGGAACCACATTTACCCTGATATGGACCCATATATAA